The proteins below come from a single Tenuifilum thalassicum genomic window:
- a CDS encoding SiaB family protein kinase, translated as MNLTFNFIKSVSNIYDEMIDNGFSLVYLGEFSHEITKMFTSMAESDMEKNSEERSVQRKVYHVMVETLQNMNKHSDEIQDRKIGKGLFIIGKKHDTYYIITSNKVARKHKAHLENALITVNNATPEELKEMYKRQIREGSLSEKGGAGLGLIDIARKTGEPLNYQFLQLDDQSYFFILKVEINAKKFAKD; from the coding sequence ATGAATCTTACTTTTAACTTTATTAAATCGGTCTCGAACATCTACGATGAGATGATTGATAATGGTTTCTCGCTAGTGTATCTTGGAGAGTTTAGCCATGAAATTACTAAAATGTTTACATCTATGGCCGAATCGGACATGGAGAAGAATAGCGAGGAGCGTTCTGTTCAACGAAAGGTTTATCATGTTATGGTTGAAACACTTCAAAACATGAATAAACATTCCGATGAGATTCAGGACAGAAAAATTGGTAAGGGATTATTTATTATTGGTAAGAAACACGACACCTACTATATAATTACATCTAACAAGGTGGCTCGTAAGCATAAGGCTCACCTTGAGAATGCTTTAATTACAGTAAATAATGCAACACCCGAAGAGCTAAAAGAGATGTACAAGCGCCAAATAAGAGAGGGAAGCCTTTCTGAAAAAGGTGGTGCAGGGTTAGGTTTAATTGATATTGCCCGAAAAACGGGTGAACCCCTTAATTACCAATTTCTTCAACTCGACGATCAAAGTTATTTCTTTATTCTTAAGGTTGAGATTAATGCTAAAAAGTTTGCTAAAGATTAG
- a CDS encoding anthranilate synthase component I family protein, giving the protein MRESYFYRIKNLDRFVQNLAHEVENAGIGVLLRGKDNFPIPETTFKSRFDIAAAIGARSTCNPSSDHFDSLDTFLESNNDWAFGYFGYDLKNQVENLDSSNPDSIGFPDLYFFVPKILVLVVNRDAEFKYYKSDISPNEIDDLIKRLEADHNVNVQEELAITFHSHFSYSDYIKTVNEVKNHIALGDIYEMNLCQEFFSDDVRLSPWATFNKLYEKSPTPFGAFVRLSDKYLMCASPERYLRKDDSLLFSQPIKGTAPRMATQEEDNQCIERLKSDPKEQAENVMIVDLVRNDLSRIAKRGSVRVNELCGIYSFRQVHQMISTISCELQTGLRPSDPFKVSFPMGSMTGAPKVRAMELIEHFERSKRGLYSGAVGYFMPNGDFDFNVVIRSLLYNCTNRYLSFTVGGAITFKSKPDAEYRECLVKARAILETLNAKLDVKE; this is encoded by the coding sequence ATGCGCGAATCTTATTTTTACAGGATAAAAAACTTAGATCGTTTTGTCCAGAATCTTGCCCATGAAGTTGAAAATGCCGGTATTGGTGTTTTGCTTCGTGGGAAAGATAATTTCCCTATTCCTGAAACTACTTTTAAAAGCCGTTTCGATATTGCAGCTGCAATAGGTGCACGTTCAACTTGTAATCCATCATCGGATCATTTTGATTCGCTTGATACCTTCTTAGAATCGAATAACGATTGGGCATTTGGTTATTTTGGTTACGATCTTAAAAACCAAGTTGAGAATTTGGACTCTAGCAACCCAGATAGCATTGGGTTTCCCGATCTGTACTTTTTTGTACCAAAGATTCTTGTATTGGTTGTAAATCGGGATGCTGAATTTAAATATTACAAAAGCGATATTTCACCAAACGAGATTGATGATCTGATAAAAAGGCTAGAGGCGGATCATAACGTTAATGTGCAAGAAGAGCTTGCTATTACATTTCATTCTCATTTCTCTTATTCCGATTACATTAAAACTGTTAATGAGGTTAAGAACCATATAGCACTAGGTGATATTTATGAGATGAACCTTTGCCAAGAGTTCTTTTCAGATGATGTGCGGCTTTCGCCTTGGGCTACTTTTAACAAGTTGTACGAAAAATCGCCTACGCCCTTTGGTGCTTTTGTTCGGTTATCCGATAAGTATTTAATGTGTGCCAGTCCCGAACGTTACCTTCGGAAAGATGATTCGTTGCTTTTTAGCCAACCTATCAAGGGAACTGCACCGCGCATGGCCACTCAAGAGGAAGATAATCAATGTATTGAACGTCTTAAATCAGACCCAAAAGAGCAGGCGGAAAATGTAATGATTGTCGATTTGGTTAGAAACGATTTGTCTAGAATTGCTAAGAGAGGAAGCGTTAGGGTGAATGAGCTTTGCGGAATCTATTCGTTTCGGCAGGTGCACCAAATGATTTCGACCATTTCATGTGAATTACAAACTGGGTTGCGTCCTTCGGATCCATTTAAGGTTTCATTTCCAATGGGGTCTATGACTGGTGCACCAAAGGTCAGAGCGATGGAGTTAATTGAGCATTTTGAACGTTCAAAGCGTGGATTGTATTCTGGAGCAGTGGGATACTTTATGCCTAATGGCGATTTTGATTTTAATGTGGTTATTCGTAGCTTGCTTTACAATTGCACAAATAGGTATCTCTCGTTTACAGTAGGTGGAGCAATAACTTTTAAGTCGAAACCTGATGCTGAGTATCGGGAGTGTCTAGTTAAAGCTAGAGCTATTTTAGAAACGCTAAATGCCAAGCTTGATGTTAAAGAGTAA
- the tilS gene encoding tRNA lysidine(34) synthetase TilS, producing MLKSKFLDFISEHNLFSEHDKLLVGVSGGIDSMVLLHLLVNSGFNVGVSHCNFNLRGEESDADEQFVRYHCLMNGIPIHTIAFDTKQYALENGLSIQVAARELRYNYFDEICKEHKYSHIAIAHNLNDSVETVLLNLARGTGLKGLTGIKPVNGKIIRPLLFATRSQIADYAKENNISFREDSSNASTKYKRNFIRHKVMPLLRELNPSADYSIYNTAQHLNEAQILVERQLAQIQEDLISVNDDKVLIDIEKLLKESAGNYFLVNFLATYGFTPFQAAEAYKLTASSPGSRVESESHVVYRDRSYLILQHKQLQNDDVGVTIAANDTFIESPVKLSINIVDYTEGYTLEKDMNVANLDFQKLKFPLTIRKWKPGDRFVPFGMKGFKKVSDFLVDNKVPLADKNNVYVLTTAGEIAWVIGYRIDNRFSLSESSNKIFKIKLLVSN from the coding sequence ATGTTAAAGAGTAAATTCCTAGATTTTATTAGTGAACATAATTTATTTTCCGAACACGATAAATTATTGGTTGGGGTAAGTGGTGGTATCGATTCCATGGTGCTACTACATCTACTTGTAAATAGTGGCTTTAACGTAGGGGTTTCTCACTGTAACTTTAATTTAAGGGGTGAAGAATCCGATGCCGATGAGCAGTTTGTGCGCTACCACTGCCTAATGAATGGTATCCCAATTCATACAATTGCTTTTGATACCAAACAGTATGCATTGGAGAATGGCCTTTCAATACAGGTTGCTGCACGTGAGTTGCGTTATAACTATTTTGATGAGATATGTAAAGAACATAAATATTCGCATATTGCAATCGCACATAATCTGAACGATTCTGTTGAAACGGTGCTTTTAAATCTTGCTCGGGGAACCGGTTTAAAGGGTTTAACTGGGATTAAGCCAGTTAATGGCAAAATTATCCGTCCACTTCTTTTCGCAACTCGTTCGCAAATTGCCGATTATGCAAAGGAAAATAACATTTCTTTTCGGGAGGACTCCAGTAACGCATCAACAAAATATAAGCGAAATTTTATACGTCATAAGGTGATGCCTTTACTAAGGGAGCTAAACCCCTCAGCAGATTACTCAATTTATAATACGGCTCAACATCTTAATGAGGCTCAAATACTTGTAGAAAGGCAGCTTGCACAAATTCAGGAAGATTTAATATCTGTTAATGATGATAAAGTTCTAATTGACATTGAAAAGCTGCTTAAAGAGTCTGCTGGCAATTACTTTTTAGTGAATTTTCTTGCAACATATGGTTTTACGCCATTTCAGGCAGCCGAGGCATATAAGCTTACAGCTTCAAGTCCTGGAAGTAGGGTAGAGTCGGAATCTCATGTAGTTTATAGGGATCGGAGTTACTTAATTCTTCAGCATAAACAACTACAAAATGATGATGTTGGTGTAACTATTGCTGCGAACGATACATTCATAGAATCGCCTGTAAAACTTAGCATTAACATTGTTGATTATACCGAAGGTTATACTTTGGAAAAAGACATGAATGTTGCAAATCTAGATTTTCAAAAGTTAAAATTCCCACTTACTATTAGGAAGTGGAAACCTGGCGACCGTTTTGTACCTTTTGGTATGAAAGGATTTAAAAAAGTTAGCGATTTCCTTGTTGACAATAAGGTCCCCTTAGCCGATAAAAACAATGTGTACGTACTAACAACTGCAGGTGAAATTGCTTGGGTTATAGGTTATAGAATTGATAATAGGTTTAGTTTAAGCGAAAGTTCAAATAAGATTTTTAAGATAAAGCTCCTCGTCAGCAACTAG
- the proS gene encoding proline--tRNA ligase produces the protein MAKEITSRSENYSQWYNDIVVKAGLADYSAVRGCMVIKPYGYAIWEKMRDQLDRMFKETGHQNAYFPLFIPKSFFSREAAHVEGFAKECAVVTHYRLKNDPNGKGVVVDDDAKLEEELVVRPTSETIIWNTYKSWIQSYRDLPILINQWANVVRWEMRTRLFLRTAEFLWQEGHTAHATKQEAVEEAERMIDVYATFAREWMAMPVVVGKKSEAERFAGAVDTYSIEALMQDGKALQAGTSHFLGQNFAKAFDVKFLNKEGQQEYVWATSWGVSTRLMGALVMTHSDDNGLVLPPKLAPIQVVFVPIYRKEEELSAITEVVQKLRNELHAKGITTDYDDRDNLKPGFKFAEHEMRGVPIRVAIGPKDLEKGTAEVARRDTLQKQFVDQDKLANTVESLLDEIQQNLYNRALEFRESKTVKVDSYDEFKKVIAEKGGFVLAHWDGTPETEAIIKEETKATIRCIPEDLPEEDGKCIVTGKPSKRRALFALAY, from the coding sequence GCCAAAGAAATTACAAGTAGAAGTGAAAATTATTCGCAGTGGTACAACGACATTGTAGTTAAGGCTGGATTGGCCGATTATTCTGCAGTACGAGGATGCATGGTTATTAAACCTTATGGCTATGCAATTTGGGAAAAAATGCGTGATCAGCTCGACAGAATGTTTAAAGAGACTGGCCATCAAAATGCATATTTCCCTCTATTCATTCCTAAATCTTTTTTTAGCCGTGAGGCAGCTCATGTTGAAGGATTTGCTAAAGAGTGTGCTGTTGTTACCCATTATCGTTTAAAGAACGACCCTAATGGAAAGGGGGTAGTTGTTGATGATGATGCTAAATTAGAGGAGGAGCTTGTTGTTCGTCCAACTTCGGAGACAATAATATGGAATACCTATAAATCGTGGATTCAGTCTTATCGCGATTTGCCTATCCTTATTAATCAATGGGCAAATGTGGTAAGATGGGAGATGCGCACCCGTTTGTTTTTACGCACAGCAGAATTCCTTTGGCAAGAAGGTCATACTGCACATGCCACTAAGCAGGAGGCTGTTGAGGAAGCTGAGCGTATGATAGATGTTTATGCAACCTTTGCTCGCGAATGGATGGCTATGCCAGTAGTGGTTGGTAAAAAGTCTGAAGCAGAACGCTTTGCTGGCGCTGTTGATACTTATTCTATCGAAGCGCTTATGCAGGATGGAAAAGCGCTTCAGGCTGGTACTTCGCATTTCCTTGGCCAAAACTTTGCAAAAGCTTTCGACGTGAAATTCCTTAACAAGGAAGGACAGCAGGAGTATGTTTGGGCCACTTCTTGGGGAGTTTCTACCCGCCTTATGGGAGCCTTGGTTATGACTCATTCCGATGATAACGGTCTTGTGTTGCCTCCTAAATTAGCACCCATCCAGGTAGTTTTTGTTCCTATCTATAGGAAAGAAGAAGAGCTTTCTGCTATTACCGAGGTTGTTCAAAAACTTAGGAATGAACTTCACGCAAAGGGAATAACTACTGATTATGATGACCGAGACAATTTAAAACCAGGTTTTAAATTTGCTGAACACGAAATGCGAGGTGTGCCTATTCGCGTTGCCATTGGTCCTAAAGATCTTGAGAAAGGAACAGCTGAAGTGGCACGTCGCGATACTTTGCAAAAACAGTTTGTCGATCAAGATAAACTTGCCAATACTGTTGAGAGCTTGCTCGATGAAATACAACAAAACCTTTATAATAGAGCTTTGGAGTTTAGAGAAAGCAAAACAGTAAAGGTAGATTCATACGATGAGTTCAAAAAGGTGATTGCCGAAAAAGGTGGATTTGTTCTTGCCCATTGGGATGGCACTCCTGAAACCGAAGCAATTATTAAGGAGGAGACAAAAGCAACAATTCGTTGCATACCGGAAGATTTGCCTGAAGAAGATGGAAAATGCATTGTGACAGGTAAACCATCGAAACGAAGGGCACTTTTTGCACTAGCATATTAA
- a CDS encoding BamA/TamA family outer membrane protein, translating into MILEKKIGLDILTIIAAVMMVCFSLALPLELFSQEPDSVTNSNYTKPKDLPRIVYKWLGRQQNTSKIPLHNSQAVEKFIPYSGKTINRIEVVILEPFGYSVSDSLIRPNRVEKFGNSLHKRTWKKVVLNNLLFNEGDVVQPIDFVENEQLLRELSVFEDVNIVLKNLPGTDLVNVKVIVKDKFTTSIGVAYSSPEKMKYALGESNFIGLGLKAKVIAYFDNEYDDPWASQGEFQVPNYFGSYIGSNFFYRYGHGYNTMSASLNRDFFASKTKFAGGIKVANSLEPYKIFNRDSFISINYHERDFWIGRSFSVTRFSKDKAPYNLVVALRYYQKDFLEGLQVSMYENPYFHSSKNYLISLGLSNQNIYRSSLYFGFGITEDIPVGFKIQFTSGIQQSSFQRRFLVGAELSAAEITPIGYLYLSSRLGGYMAEGAKFEQAAINIRAQYFSNIYRLGRTDIRQYVRYDFTRGAARFNGEREYVVLNRDYGIRGLRSPSLFGETRLMLNFETIFFSPHYIYGFRPAFFVFADFGLVGSADELVYANPLYSAFGVGVRFKNESLIFPAFIVRLAYYPRIPINADVAYWYLSTESRRRFEQFRIREPYIFQYE; encoded by the coding sequence ATGATTCTTGAGAAAAAGATTGGTTTAGATATTTTAACCATCATTGCTGCTGTAATGATGGTTTGTTTTTCTTTGGCATTACCGTTAGAACTTTTTTCTCAAGAACCCGATTCGGTAACAAATAGTAATTACACCAAACCAAAGGATCTTCCTAGAATTGTTTATAAATGGCTAGGACGACAACAAAATACAAGTAAAATACCCTTGCACAATAGTCAAGCTGTTGAGAAATTTATTCCATACTCAGGCAAGACTATTAATAGGATAGAGGTAGTAATTCTAGAACCTTTTGGCTATTCGGTTAGTGATTCTTTAATTAGGCCCAATAGGGTTGAAAAGTTCGGTAACTCTTTGCATAAAAGGACATGGAAAAAGGTTGTCTTAAACAACCTACTATTTAATGAAGGCGACGTTGTTCAACCTATTGATTTTGTTGAAAACGAGCAATTGCTTCGTGAACTCTCAGTTTTTGAGGATGTAAATATTGTTTTAAAGAATTTACCTGGTACTGATTTGGTTAATGTAAAAGTGATAGTAAAGGACAAGTTTACCACATCAATTGGTGTTGCATACAGTTCGCCCGAAAAAATGAAATATGCTTTAGGCGAAAGCAACTTTATTGGTTTGGGGTTAAAAGCTAAAGTTATTGCATATTTTGATAATGAGTACGATGACCCATGGGCCTCCCAGGGTGAATTTCAGGTTCCTAACTATTTCGGGTCGTATATAGGAAGTAATTTCTTTTATCGCTATGGCCATGGCTATAATACTATGTCTGCTAGTTTAAATAGAGACTTCTTTGCTTCAAAAACAAAGTTCGCCGGTGGAATTAAAGTGGCTAACTCTTTGGAACCATACAAAATTTTTAATCGCGATTCGTTTATTTCTATTAACTATCATGAGCGTGATTTTTGGATAGGAAGATCCTTTTCTGTTACCCGTTTTTCAAAAGATAAAGCCCCGTATAACCTGGTTGTAGCATTACGTTACTATCAAAAAGATTTTCTAGAGGGTTTACAAGTTTCGATGTATGAAAACCCATATTTCCATTCTAGTAAGAATTATTTGATTTCATTAGGTTTATCTAATCAAAATATTTATCGTTCAAGTTTATACTTTGGGTTTGGTATAACAGAGGATATTCCTGTTGGATTTAAGATTCAGTTTACAAGTGGTATTCAGCAAAGTAGTTTTCAGCGTCGCTTTTTGGTTGGTGCAGAGCTTTCAGCGGCCGAAATTACGCCAATAGGCTATCTATACCTTTCATCAAGGCTTGGAGGGTATATGGCAGAAGGCGCCAAATTTGAACAGGCGGCAATTAATATTCGTGCACAATATTTTTCAAATATTTATCGTCTAGGACGAACAGATATTAGACAGTATGTTAGGTACGACTTTACAAGGGGTGCGGCAAGGTTTAATGGTGAACGTGAGTATGTGGTTTTAAATAGAGATTATGGTATCCGGGGTCTCCGAAGCCCTAGCCTTTTCGGAGAAACTCGTTTAATGTTAAATTTTGAAACAATTTTCTTTTCTCCCCACTACATTTATGGCTTTCGTCCTGCTTTTTTTGTTTTTGCAGACTTTGGTTTGGTTGGGAGTGCCGATGAGCTTGTATATGCAAATCCACTTTATAGTGCTTTTGGTGTTGGAGTAAGGTTTAAAAATGAGAGTTTGATTTTCCCAGCATTTATTGTAAGGTTAGCTTATTATCCTCGAATACCTATTAATGCTGATGTTGCTTACTGGTATTTATCTACTGAAAGTAGAAGACGATTTGAGCAGTTTAGAATTAGAGAGCCTTACATTTTTCAGTATGAATAG
- a CDS encoding dipeptidyl-peptidase 3 family protein, translating to MRNRIVAFAAMLALVSCGNKKSEVCDMQKKVDEFAPVELKADISNLSEKEKQMLPLLFEAADIMDQLYWEQAYGNKEELLSKVSDEATKEFIMINYGPWERLNDNKPFVEGYGEKPLGANFYPKDMTKEEFEAFDSPDKTSLYTLIVRNDEGNLESVPYHVAYKEKIDKAAELLRKAAELAEDEGLKKYLTLRADALQTDEYLESDLAWMDMKTNKIDFVVGPIENYEDALFNYKAAYEAYILIKDLDWTEKINRFAALLPKLQESLPVDPEYKKEKPGIDSDLGVYEVAYYAGDCNAGSKTIAINLPNDPRVHLEKGSRKLQLKNAMKAKFDKILLPIGNILIDESQRQHIKFDAFFENVMFHEVGHGLGIKNLVNGEGTVHEALKEMHSALEEGKADILGLYMVSQLAKMGELPEKDMMDNYVTFVAGIFRSVRFGAASSHGKANMVCFNYLKDKGAFERNPETGTYKVNFDKMTEAMNSLAHDILVLQGNGDYEGVKKWFADKGFVTEELQADLNRISKADIPRDIRCIQGRDVLGL from the coding sequence ATGAGAAATAGGATTGTTGCTTTTGCCGCTATGCTTGCTTTAGTGAGTTGTGGCAATAAAAAATCTGAGGTGTGTGATATGCAAAAGAAAGTAGACGAATTTGCACCTGTTGAGCTTAAGGCCGATATCTCGAATTTATCGGAAAAGGAAAAGCAAATGCTACCGTTGCTTTTTGAGGCAGCAGATATAATGGACCAACTATATTGGGAACAAGCTTATGGCAATAAAGAAGAGCTATTAAGTAAAGTTTCCGATGAGGCAACAAAAGAGTTCATAATGATTAACTATGGACCTTGGGAGCGTTTAAATGATAACAAACCATTTGTTGAGGGTTATGGCGAAAAACCTCTTGGGGCAAATTTCTACCCTAAGGATATGACTAAGGAGGAGTTTGAAGCCTTTGATAGCCCCGATAAAACAAGTCTTTATACCTTGATTGTTCGAAACGATGAGGGCAATTTAGAATCTGTACCTTATCATGTTGCCTATAAAGAAAAGATTGATAAAGCAGCTGAACTATTACGCAAAGCTGCCGAACTTGCCGAAGATGAAGGCTTGAAAAAGTATTTAACCTTACGTGCTGATGCACTTCAAACAGATGAGTACTTAGAAAGCGATTTGGCATGGATGGATATGAAGACCAATAAAATTGACTTTGTTGTTGGCCCTATTGAAAACTATGAAGATGCTCTATTCAACTATAAAGCTGCCTATGAGGCATATATTCTAATTAAGGACTTGGACTGGACTGAGAAAATTAACCGATTTGCAGCTTTACTCCCTAAATTACAGGAGAGCTTACCTGTTGATCCTGAATATAAAAAAGAAAAACCAGGGATTGATTCTGATTTAGGAGTTTATGAGGTGGCATATTATGCAGGCGATTGTAATGCAGGTAGTAAAACCATTGCAATTAACCTACCAAACGACCCAAGGGTACATTTAGAAAAGGGTAGTCGGAAACTTCAGCTGAAGAATGCCATGAAGGCTAAATTTGATAAAATTTTATTACCAATTGGTAATATTCTAATTGATGAAAGCCAACGTCAACATATAAAGTTTGATGCTTTTTTTGAGAATGTTATGTTTCATGAGGTTGGGCATGGCCTTGGTATCAAAAATCTTGTAAATGGTGAAGGAACTGTGCATGAGGCTTTAAAAGAGATGCACTCCGCATTAGAGGAAGGAAAAGCTGATATTCTTGGGCTTTACATGGTTTCGCAGCTAGCCAAAATGGGAGAGCTTCCCGAAAAGGACATGATGGACAATTACGTTACCTTTGTGGCTGGCATTTTCCGCTCAGTTCGTTTTGGTGCTGCTTCTTCGCATGGTAAGGCTAATATGGTATGCTTTAACTATTTGAAAGATAAGGGTGCTTTTGAAAGAAATCCAGAAACAGGAACCTACAAGGTAAACTTTGACAAGATGACCGAGGCAATGAATTCTCTTGCTCATGATATCCTTGTACTTCAGGGAAATGGCGATTACGAAGGGGTAAAGAAATGGTTTGCTGATAAAGGATTCGTAACCGAAGAACTTCAAGCCGACCTGAATCGCATTTCAAAGGCCGATATCCCCCGAGATATTCGATGCATTCAAGGAAGAGATGTACTAGGTTTATAA
- a CDS encoding SDR family oxidoreductase codes for MEKTILVTGGTGYIGSWVVKELLEKGYRVRVNVRSMEKVEKYAHIKNLPNADSHLEIFEADLLVDGSFDKAADGADAIIHLASPFTLRFKDPLKDLVEPAVKGTRNVLNAANKSATVKRVVLTSSVAAVHGDNIDMMELGVKEFTEEHFNTTSSLKHQPYSFSKVQAEKEAWKIHSEQDKWSLVVINPSFVMGPSLTGRSNSESLQLMKDLLSGKYRFGAPELYFGFVDVRDVAKAHVLALENENLTGRFILAERVASFMDLVAVVNRNFPKQYKLPKMVAPKPLLLLVSRMFGLTPKFVKRNVGHPIAFNTNRSKQELGLAYTPFEQTVVDMVKQYREN; via the coding sequence ATGGAAAAAACAATTTTAGTAACAGGCGGAACTGGATACATAGGTTCATGGGTAGTTAAAGAGCTACTAGAAAAAGGGTACAGAGTGAGAGTAAATGTACGTTCAATGGAAAAGGTTGAAAAATACGCTCACATTAAAAATCTACCTAATGCCGATTCGCATCTTGAAATTTTTGAAGCCGATTTACTAGTCGATGGCTCCTTCGACAAAGCAGCAGATGGTGCCGATGCAATAATTCACCTGGCATCGCCATTTACCCTTCGTTTTAAGGATCCGCTGAAGGATTTGGTTGAACCGGCAGTAAAAGGAACTCGAAACGTTTTAAATGCTGCCAATAAATCTGCGACTGTCAAACGTGTTGTCCTTACATCAAGCGTTGCAGCCGTACATGGCGATAATATTGACATGATGGAGTTGGGAGTAAAAGAGTTCACCGAAGAGCATTTCAACACTACAAGTTCTCTTAAGCATCAGCCTTATTCATTTTCAAAGGTTCAAGCAGAAAAGGAGGCCTGGAAAATCCATTCAGAACAAGATAAATGGAGCTTAGTGGTTATTAACCCCTCTTTTGTAATGGGGCCATCCCTAACAGGTCGGTCTAATTCAGAAAGTCTCCAACTTATGAAAGATTTGCTCTCTGGAAAGTATCGATTTGGAGCGCCAGAACTCTATTTTGGATTTGTTGATGTAAGAGATGTGGCAAAAGCCCATGTGCTTGCATTGGAAAACGAAAACCTTACAGGTCGTTTCATCCTTGCAGAACGTGTGGCTTCTTTTATGGATTTAGTTGCTGTTGTTAATCGAAATTTCCCAAAACAGTATAAGCTCCCCAAAATGGTAGCACCTAAACCTTTGCTTTTACTTGTAAGTAGGATGTTTGGTCTTACTCCAAAATTTGTTAAGCGAAATGTAGGGCATCCAATTGCTTTTAATACTAATCGAAGCAAACAGGAACTAGGCTTAGCATATACTCCTTTTGAACAAACGGTGGTTGATATGGTGAAGCAGTATAGAGAAAATTAA